Proteins encoded together in one Kitasatospora albolonga window:
- a CDS encoding peptidylprolyl isomerase — MSSSEQRRRQNARLKYERQQKRREEARRRTRRITVIVASAVAVTAVVGVSAFVVADRFGDDEDKKKDTAASQSPEPTPEESESKAPEPPMTIDKKASYTMSLATSQGDIAFSMDAAKTPHTTNSFKALADKGYFDETKCHRLTTQGIFVLQCGDPKGDGTGGPGYNIPDENLTALGEAGADGTVTFPAGTVAMANTGQPGSGGSQFFLVYKDTKLPPTYTPFGTLDKESLKAVEKVGAAGVEGGMGDGAPKKAVEIEKATVKKD, encoded by the coding sequence GTGTCCAGCAGCGAACAGCGGCGGCGGCAGAACGCCCGGCTGAAGTACGAGCGCCAGCAGAAGCGCCGGGAGGAGGCCCGCCGCAGGACGAGGCGGATCACCGTGATCGTCGCGTCGGCGGTGGCCGTGACCGCCGTGGTGGGCGTGAGCGCCTTCGTCGTGGCGGACAGGTTCGGCGACGACGAGGACAAGAAGAAGGACACGGCGGCGAGCCAGAGCCCGGAGCCGACGCCGGAGGAGAGCGAGAGCAAGGCTCCCGAGCCTCCGATGACGATCGACAAGAAGGCGTCGTACACGATGTCGCTCGCCACGAGCCAGGGGGACATCGCGTTCTCCATGGACGCGGCGAAGACCCCGCACACGACGAACTCCTTCAAGGCGCTCGCCGACAAGGGCTACTTCGACGAGACGAAGTGCCACCGGCTCACCACCCAGGGCATCTTCGTCCTCCAGTGCGGCGACCCGAAGGGCGACGGCACGGGCGGCCCCGGTTACAACATCCCGGACGAGAACCTCACCGCGCTCGGCGAGGCGGGGGCCGACGGGACGGTGACGTTCCCCGCGGGCACGGTGGCGATGGCCAACACCGGTCAGCCGGGCTCCGGCGGCAGCCAGTTCTTCCTGGTCTACAAGGACACGAAGCTGCCCCCCACCTACACCCCGTTCGGCACGCTCGACAAGGAGTCCCTGAAGGCCGTCGAGAAGGTCGGCGCGGCGGGGGTCGAGGGCGGCATGGGCGACGGTGCGCCGAAGAAGGCCGTGGAGATCGAGAAGGCGACCGTGAAGAAGGACTGA
- a CDS encoding DNA repair protein, with amino-acid sequence MSSDPWGRVDETGTVYVRTADGEQVVGSWQAGSPEEALAYFERKYDGIVVEIGLLERRVKTTDLSAKDATTAIDHLRQQVDEHHAVGDLDALRKRLDALVATVEARREERKALKAKQTDEAKQAKEALVAEAEELARSEQWRSAGERLRALVDTWKGLPRLDRKSDDELWHRFSHARSAFSKRRKAHFAALDAQREEARKAKEKLVTEAESLSGSTDWVGTAARYRDLMTEWKAAGRAQREAEDDLWYRFRGAQDVFFAARGEVFAERDAEQGENLKLKEELAAEAEKLVPVKDLKAARAAFRSINERWEAIGHVPRDARPKVEGRMQAVERALQESEESEWRRTNPEARARAEGLTGQLQAAVDKLRGQIDTARAQGNNARADKLAKELEGRQALLDQALKGLEEFGG; translated from the coding sequence GTGAGCAGCGACCCGTGGGGCCGCGTCGATGAGACGGGCACCGTGTACGTGCGTACAGCCGACGGCGAGCAGGTCGTCGGATCGTGGCAGGCCGGTTCGCCTGAGGAGGCTCTGGCCTATTTCGAGCGCAAGTACGACGGCATTGTGGTCGAGATCGGCCTCCTCGAACGGCGGGTGAAGACCACCGATCTGTCGGCGAAGGACGCGACGACCGCGATCGACCATCTGCGGCAGCAGGTGGACGAGCACCACGCGGTGGGCGACCTGGACGCGCTGCGCAAGCGGCTGGACGCGCTCGTGGCGACGGTCGAGGCGCGGCGCGAGGAGCGCAAGGCCCTCAAGGCCAAGCAGACCGACGAGGCCAAGCAGGCCAAGGAAGCGCTGGTCGCCGAGGCCGAGGAGCTGGCCAGGAGCGAGCAGTGGCGCTCGGCGGGTGAGCGGCTGCGGGCGCTGGTGGACACCTGGAAGGGTCTCCCCCGGCTGGACCGCAAGTCGGACGACGAGCTGTGGCACCGCTTCTCGCACGCCCGCTCGGCGTTCTCCAAGCGGCGCAAGGCGCACTTCGCCGCGCTGGACGCCCAGCGCGAGGAGGCCCGCAAGGCCAAGGAGAAGCTGGTCACCGAGGCCGAGTCCCTCTCCGGTTCGACGGACTGGGTCGGCACGGCCGCGCGCTACCGCGACCTGATGACCGAGTGGAAGGCGGCGGGCCGCGCCCAGCGCGAGGCCGAGGACGATCTGTGGTACCGATTCCGCGGCGCCCAGGACGTCTTCTTCGCCGCCCGCGGCGAGGTCTTCGCGGAGCGGGACGCCGAGCAGGGCGAGAACCTCAAGCTGAAGGAGGAGCTCGCCGCCGAGGCCGAGAAGCTGGTGCCGGTGAAGGACCTGAAGGCGGCCCGCGCCGCGTTCCGGTCCATCAACGAGCGCTGGGAGGCCATCGGCCACGTACCGCGTGATGCCCGTCCCAAGGTCGAGGGCCGGATGCAGGCGGTGGAGCGGGCGCTCCAGGAGTCCGAGGAGTCCGAGTGGCGCCGGACGAACCCGGAGGCGCGGGCCCGCGCCGAGGGTCTGACCGGTCAGCTCCAGGCGGCCGTGGACAAGCTGCGCGGCCAGATCGACACCGCGCGCGCCCAGGGCAACAACGCCCGCGCGGACAAGCTGGCCAAGGAGCTGGAGGGCCGCCAGGCGCTGCTGGACCAGGCGCTGAAGGGCCTGGAGGAGTTCGGCGGCTGA
- a CDS encoding MBL fold metallo-hydrolase, which yields MLIAGFPAGAWGTNCYLVAPAAGEECVIIDPGHQATQGVEEALKKHRLKPVAVVLTHGHIDHVASVVPVCGAHDVPAWIHPEDRYMMSDPEKALGRSIGMPLMGELTVGEPDDVKELTDGSKLTLAGLEFGVSHAPGHTKGSVTFGMPEAADIPPVLFSGDLLFAGSVGRTDLPGGDHAELLKSLARVCLPLDDSTVVLSGHGPQTTIGRERATNPFMNGLDASPRRGL from the coding sequence GTGCTCATTGCCGGGTTCCCCGCCGGGGCCTGGGGGACCAATTGCTATCTGGTCGCCCCCGCCGCCGGTGAGGAGTGCGTGATCATCGACCCGGGCCACCAGGCCACCCAGGGCGTCGAGGAAGCGCTGAAGAAGCATCGGCTCAAGCCCGTCGCCGTCGTGCTCACCCACGGCCACATCGACCATGTCGCCTCGGTCGTCCCCGTCTGCGGCGCCCATGACGTCCCCGCCTGGATTCACCCCGAGGACCGCTACATGATGAGCGACCCGGAGAAGGCGCTCGGCCGCTCCATCGGGATGCCGCTCATGGGCGAGCTGACCGTGGGGGAGCCGGACGACGTCAAGGAGCTGACCGACGGGTCGAAGCTGACCCTGGCCGGTCTGGAGTTCGGTGTCTCGCACGCGCCCGGCCATACGAAGGGGTCGGTGACGTTCGGGATGCCCGAGGCCGCGGACATCCCGCCGGTCCTCTTCTCGGGCGACCTGCTCTTCGCCGGCTCCGTCGGACGCACCGACCTGCCCGGCGGCGACCACGCCGAGCTGTTGAAGTCGCTGGCCCGTGTGTGCCTGCCGCTCGACGACTCGACCGTGGTGCTGTCCGGCCACGGCCCCCAGACGACCATCGGCCGCGAGCGCGCCACCAACCCGTTCATGAACGGTCTGGACGCCTCGCCGCGCCGAGGACTGTAG
- a CDS encoding Holliday junction branch migration DNA helicase RuvB: MNWDETGPETDEPTGPVFDDRLVDADADGEDTAVEAALRPKDLEEFVGQEKVREQLDLVLKAARARGATADHVLLSGAPGLGKTTLSMIIAAEMNAPIRITSGPAIQHAGDLAAILSSLQEGEVLFLDEIHRMSRPAEEMLYMAMEDFRVDVIVGKGPGATAIPLELPPFTLVGATTRAGLLPPPLRDRFGFTGHMEFYAPTELERVIHRSARLLDVGIDAEGAAEIAGRSRGTPRIANRLLRRVRDYAQVKAEGTIDREIAAAALKVYEVDARGLDRLDRAVLGALLKLFGGGPVGLSTLAVAVGEERETVEEVAEPFLVREGLLARTPRGRVATPAAWAHLGLVPPQHGAKGQQGLFGA; the protein is encoded by the coding sequence ATGAACTGGGACGAGACCGGACCCGAGACCGACGAGCCCACCGGGCCCGTCTTCGACGACCGGCTGGTCGACGCTGACGCGGACGGTGAGGACACCGCGGTCGAGGCGGCCCTGCGCCCCAAGGACCTGGAGGAGTTCGTCGGCCAGGAAAAGGTCCGTGAACAGCTCGACCTGGTGCTCAAGGCGGCCCGCGCCCGGGGCGCCACCGCCGACCACGTGCTGCTCTCCGGCGCCCCCGGCCTCGGCAAGACCACCCTCTCCATGATCATCGCGGCGGAGATGAACGCCCCGATCCGGATCACCTCGGGCCCCGCCATCCAGCACGCGGGCGACCTCGCGGCGATCCTCTCCTCCCTCCAGGAGGGCGAGGTCCTCTTCCTCGACGAGATCCACCGCATGTCCCGGCCCGCCGAGGAGATGCTCTACATGGCGATGGAGGACTTCCGCGTCGACGTCATCGTCGGCAAGGGCCCCGGCGCCACCGCGATCCCGCTGGAGCTGCCCCCCTTCACCCTGGTCGGGGCAACCACCCGGGCCGGACTGCTCCCGCCCCCGCTGCGCGACCGCTTCGGCTTCACCGGCCACATGGAGTTCTACGCCCCCACCGAGCTGGAGCGCGTCATCCACCGCTCTGCCCGCCTGCTAGACGTCGGCATCGACGCCGAGGGCGCCGCCGAGATCGCCGGACGCTCCCGGGGCACCCCCCGTATCGCCAACCGGCTGCTGCGCCGGGTCCGGGACTACGCCCAGGTCAAGGCCGAGGGCACGATCGACCGGGAGATCGCGGCGGCGGCCCTCAAGGTGTACGAGGTTGACGCCAGGGGCCTCGATCGGCTGGACCGCGCGGTGCTCGGCGCGCTGCTGAAACTGTTCGGCGGCGGCCCGGTCGGCCTGTCCACCCTGGCGGTCGCCGTGGGGGAGGAGCGCGAGACCGTCGAGGAGGTCGCCGAACCCTTCCTCGTACGGGAAGGACTGCTGGCCAGGACGCCGCGCGGGCGGGTGGCCACCCCGGCCGCCTGGGCCCACCTGGGACTCGTTCCGCCGCAGCACGGCGCAAAGGGACAACAGGGTCTGTTCGGGGCGTGA
- a CDS encoding protein translocase subunit SecF produces the protein MSRLGDLGAKLYRGEVGYDFIRNRKIWYGVSILITITAIIGVAVGGLRMGIEFQGGAVFTTDTKAKISTSQATEVATEASGHMAIVQELGNGGLRIQITEVDTAKANEIKETLSDELGIPAEEINADLVGPSWGEQIANKAWMGLGIFMVLVVIYLAIAFEWRMAVAALIALIHDITITVGVYALVGFEVTPGTVIGLLTILGYSLYDTVVVFDSLKEGQKDITQQTRFTYSEIANRSINSTLVRSINTTVVALLPVAGLLFIGGGVLGAGMLNDISLSLFVGLAAGAYSSIFIATPLVADLKERDPQMKALKKRVLAKRAAAEARGDSPEDDGPARPQDRAGQGAETAGAAVGRPRQPRGHGRTPGKR, from the coding sequence ATGTCGCGACTCGGCGATCTCGGCGCCAAGCTCTACCGGGGTGAGGTCGGCTACGACTTCATCCGCAACCGCAAGATCTGGTACGGCGTCTCCATCCTGATCACCATCACCGCCATCATCGGTGTGGCGGTCGGCGGCCTCCGCATGGGCATCGAGTTCCAGGGCGGCGCGGTCTTCACGACCGACACCAAGGCCAAGATCTCCACCTCCCAGGCCACGGAGGTGGCGACCGAGGCATCGGGCCACATGGCCATCGTCCAGGAGCTCGGCAACGGCGGTCTGCGCATCCAGATCACCGAGGTCGACACCGCAAAGGCGAACGAGATCAAGGAGACGCTCTCCGACGAGCTCGGTATCCCCGCCGAGGAGATCAACGCGGACCTGGTCGGCCCCAGCTGGGGTGAGCAGATCGCCAACAAGGCGTGGATGGGCCTCGGGATCTTCATGGTCCTGGTGGTGATCTATCTGGCCATCGCGTTCGAGTGGCGGATGGCCGTCGCCGCCCTCATCGCGCTGATCCACGACATCACCATCACGGTCGGTGTCTACGCCCTGGTCGGCTTCGAGGTCACCCCGGGTACGGTGATCGGTCTGCTGACCATTCTCGGTTACTCCCTGTACGACACGGTGGTCGTCTTCGACAGCCTCAAGGAGGGCCAGAAGGACATCACCCAGCAGACCCGCTTCACGTACAGCGAGATCGCCAACCGGTCGATCAACAGCACGCTGGTCCGCTCGATCAACACCACCGTGGTCGCGCTGCTGCCGGTGGCCGGTCTGCTCTTCATCGGTGGCGGTGTCCTCGGCGCGGGCATGCTGAACGACATCTCGCTGTCGCTGTTCGTCGGCCTCGCCGCCGGTGCGTACTCCTCGATCTTCATCGCCACACCGCTCGTCGCCGACCTCAAGGAACGCGACCCGCAGATGAAGGCCCTGAAGAAGCGGGTGCTCGCCAAGCGGGCCGCCGCCGAGGCCCGGGGCGACTCCCCCGAGGACGACGGTCCCGCCCGCCCGCAGGACCGGGCCGGTCAGGGCGCGGAGACCGCGGGCGCCGCGGTCGGCCGGCCCCGGCAGCCCCGGGGCCACGGCCGCACACCGGGGAAGCGCTGA
- a CDS encoding GTP pyrophosphokinase, with protein MPDEAQSAAAPQPDKPVASPATPRTAAPSNAPKPAPPEPAATSERPRAAAPPAGQPKPATPASPAPKASGKGPASEPPASGTSGKPAATPPPKPPAPTPPPAPVKPAAPAGSASSRSGGSSNRVRARLARLGVQRSSPYNPVLEPLLRTVRGNDPKIETATLRQIERAYQVAERWHRGQKRKSGDPYITHPLAVTTILAELGMDPATLMAGLLHDTVEDTEYGLDTLRREFGDQVALLVDGVTKLDKVKFGEAAQAETVRKMVVAMAKDPRVLVIKLADRLHNMRTMRYLKREKQEKKARETLEIYAPLAHRLGMNTIKWELEDLAFAILYPKMYDEIVRLVAERAPKRDEYLAIVTDEVQADLRAARIKATVTGRPKHYYSVYQKMIVRGRDFAEIYDLVGIRVLVDTVRDCYAALGTVHARWNPVPGRFKDYIAMPKFNMYQSLHTTVIGPSGKPVELQIRTFDMHRRAEYGIAAHWKYKQEAVAGASKVRTDVPKNTGRGQDTVNDMAWLRQLLDWQKETEDPSEFLESLRFDLSRNEVFVFTPKGDVIALPAGATPVDFAYAVHTEVGHRTIGARVNGRLVPLESTLDNGDLVEVFTSKAAGAGPSRDWLGFVKSPRARNKIRAWFSKERRDEAIEQGKDAIARAMRKQNLPIQRILTGDSLVTLAHEMRYPDISSLYAAIGEGHVAAAGVVQKLVQALGGHDEANEDLAESTPPSHGGRSKRRANADPGVVVKGVEDVWVKLARCCTPVPGDPIIGFVTRGSGVSVHRADCVNVESLSQQPERILDVEWAPTQSSVFLVAIQVEALDRSRLLSDVTRILSDQHVNILSAAVQTSRDRVATSRFTFEMGDPKHLGHVLKAVRGVEGVYDVYRVTSARRP; from the coding sequence TTGCCAGACGAGGCCCAGTCAGCCGCCGCCCCGCAGCCCGACAAGCCCGTGGCGTCCCCCGCCACGCCCCGGACGGCCGCGCCCTCGAACGCGCCGAAGCCCGCGCCCCCGGAGCCCGCCGCGACCTCCGAGCGCCCCCGGGCCGCCGCGCCCCCCGCCGGACAGCCGAAACCGGCCACGCCCGCGAGCCCGGCGCCGAAGGCATCCGGGAAGGGCCCGGCGTCCGAACCCCCCGCCTCCGGGACCTCCGGGAAACCGGCCGCCACACCCCCGCCGAAGCCCCCGGCCCCCACCCCGCCCCCGGCGCCCGTGAAGCCCGCCGCCCCGGCCGGTTCCGCGTCGTCCCGCTCCGGCGGCTCCTCCAACCGCGTGCGGGCCCGCCTCGCCCGGCTGGGCGTTCAGCGCTCCAGCCCGTACAACCCGGTTCTGGAGCCCCTCCTCCGTACGGTCCGGGGCAACGACCCCAAGATCGAGACGGCCACCCTCCGCCAGATCGAGCGCGCCTACCAGGTGGCCGAGCGCTGGCACCGCGGCCAGAAGCGCAAGAGCGGCGACCCGTACATCACGCACCCGCTCGCCGTCACCACGATCCTGGCCGAGCTCGGCATGGACCCGGCCACCCTGATGGCCGGGCTGCTCCACGACACCGTCGAGGACACCGAGTACGGCCTGGACACCCTCAGGCGCGAGTTCGGCGACCAGGTCGCCCTGCTCGTCGACGGCGTCACCAAGCTGGACAAGGTCAAGTTCGGCGAGGCCGCCCAGGCCGAGACCGTACGCAAGATGGTCGTCGCCATGGCCAAGGACCCCCGGGTCCTCGTCATCAAGCTCGCCGACCGGCTGCACAACATGCGCACCATGCGCTACCTCAAGCGGGAGAAGCAGGAGAAGAAGGCCCGCGAGACGCTGGAGATCTACGCCCCGCTGGCGCACCGGCTGGGCATGAACACCATCAAGTGGGAGCTGGAGGACCTCGCTTTCGCGATCCTCTACCCCAAGATGTACGACGAGATCGTCCGCCTCGTCGCCGAGCGGGCCCCCAAGCGCGACGAGTACCTCGCCATAGTGACCGACGAGGTCCAGGCCGACCTGCGCGCCGCCCGCATCAAGGCCACCGTCACCGGCCGCCCCAAGCACTACTACAGCGTCTACCAGAAGATGATCGTGCGGGGCCGCGACTTCGCCGAGATCTACGACCTGGTGGGGATTCGGGTACTTGTCGACACCGTCCGCGACTGCTACGCGGCGCTCGGCACCGTCCACGCCCGGTGGAACCCGGTGCCCGGGCGGTTCAAGGACTACATCGCGATGCCCAAGTTCAACATGTACCAGTCGCTGCACACCACGGTGATCGGTCCCAGCGGCAAGCCCGTCGAGCTCCAGATCCGTACGTTCGACATGCACCGCCGCGCCGAGTACGGCATCGCCGCCCACTGGAAGTACAAGCAGGAGGCCGTCGCGGGCGCCTCCAAGGTCCGTACCGACGTCCCCAAGAACACCGGACGCGGCCAGGACACCGTCAACGACATGGCGTGGCTGCGCCAGCTCCTGGACTGGCAGAAGGAGACCGAGGACCCCAGCGAGTTCCTGGAGTCCCTGCGCTTCGACCTCTCGCGCAACGAGGTCTTCGTCTTCACACCGAAGGGCGACGTGATAGCGCTGCCGGCCGGCGCGACCCCCGTCGACTTCGCGTACGCCGTCCACACCGAGGTCGGCCACCGGACCATAGGAGCACGTGTCAACGGGCGGCTCGTCCCGCTCGAGTCGACGCTCGACAACGGCGACCTGGTGGAGGTCTTCACCTCCAAGGCGGCCGGGGCGGGCCCCTCCCGGGACTGGCTGGGCTTCGTCAAGTCACCCCGCGCCCGCAACAAGATCCGCGCCTGGTTCTCCAAGGAGCGCCGTGACGAGGCCATCGAGCAGGGCAAGGACGCCATCGCGCGGGCCATGCGCAAGCAGAACCTGCCGATCCAGCGCATCCTGACCGGCGACTCCCTGGTCACCCTCGCCCACGAGATGCGCTACCCCGACATCTCCTCGCTGTACGCGGCGATCGGCGAGGGCCATGTCGCGGCGGCCGGTGTCGTACAGAAGCTGGTGCAGGCGCTCGGCGGCCACGACGAGGCCAACGAGGATCTGGCCGAATCCACCCCGCCCTCGCACGGCGGCCGCAGCAAGCGCCGGGCCAACGCGGACCCCGGTGTGGTTGTCAAGGGCGTCGAGGACGTCTGGGTCAAGCTCGCCCGCTGCTGCACGCCCGTCCCCGGCGACCCGATCATCGGCTTCGTCACCCGGGGCAGCGGCGTCTCCGTGCACCGCGCCGACTGTGTCAACGTGGAGTCGCTCTCGCAGCAGCCCGAGCGCATCCTCGACGTCGAATGGGCCCCCACCCAGTCCTCGGTCTTCCTGGTCGCCATCCAGGTCGAGGCGCTGGACCGCTCCCGGCTCCTCTCCGACGTCACCCGCATCCTCTCCGACCAGCACGTCAACATCCTCTCGGCGGCCGTCCAGACCTCCCGCGACCGGGTGGCCACCTCGCGCTTCACCTTCGAGATGGGCGACCCGAAGCATCTGGGCCATGTCCTGAAGGCCGTACGCGGCGTGGAGGGCGTCTACGACGTCTACCGGGTCACCTCGGCCCGCAGGCCGTAG
- a CDS encoding protein translocase subunit SecD: MAAPNKGRGPSGGHGRPGRALALILIAMVALAGGMFLSGHTTPRLGIDLAGGTSITLEAQNQPGKPNAINPTNMDTAVGIIERRVNGLGVSEAEVQTQGRANIIVNIPKGTDSKQAQEQVGTTAQLYFRPVLTVAASGPEQPAPSASPTPSGSASPSADASAKPEDKPEEATGTEATPSASATTQGRAVTGALKKDPTPTPTGSGEPKPSDSPEAQPSADPAMAKLQEEFAKLDCTDPEQRAEAGKNALATEPIIACGSNVPGSYEKYVLGPAEVSGSDVDDAQGAIDQQTGEWIVSMEFTSAGAKKFQTITSRLSQQQPPMNQFAIVLDGEVVSAPSVRTALSKNAQISGSFDQQSAEDLGNILSYGALPLTFKEMSVTTVTAALGSEQLKGGLIAGAIGLVLVVIYMVAYYRGLAFIALLSLLVSGILTYTIMSLLGPAIGFALNLPAVCGAIVAIGITADSFIVYFERVRDEIREGRTLRPAIERAWPRARRTILVSDFVSFLAAAVLFLVTVGKVQGFAFTLGLTTLLDVVVVFFFTKPLMTLMGRTKFFAKGGPWSGLDPKRLGAQPPLRRSRRVSASTEPKEA, translated from the coding sequence GTGGCAGCACCAAACAAGGGCCGAGGGCCGTCCGGCGGTCATGGAAGGCCGGGGCGTGCCCTGGCTCTGATCCTCATTGCCATGGTCGCGCTCGCCGGCGGGATGTTCCTGTCCGGACACACCACACCGAGGCTGGGCATCGACCTCGCCGGTGGTACGTCGATCACTCTGGAAGCGCAGAACCAGCCCGGCAAGCCGAACGCGATCAACCCGACCAACATGGACACCGCGGTCGGGATCATCGAACGGCGTGTCAACGGGCTCGGCGTTTCCGAGGCAGAGGTTCAGACCCAGGGCCGCGCCAACATCATTGTCAACATCCCCAAGGGGACCGACTCCAAGCAGGCCCAGGAGCAGGTCGGCACCACCGCCCAGCTCTACTTCCGGCCCGTTCTGACGGTGGCGGCCAGCGGTCCCGAGCAGCCCGCGCCCTCCGCCTCCCCGACCCCGTCGGGCAGCGCCTCGCCGAGCGCCGACGCCTCCGCGAAGCCCGAGGACAAGCCCGAGGAGGCCACCGGTACGGAGGCCACCCCCTCAGCGAGCGCCACCACCCAGGGCCGCGCGGTCACCGGGGCCCTGAAGAAGGACCCCACGCCGACCCCCACGGGCTCCGGCGAGCCGAAGCCGTCCGACAGCCCGGAGGCCCAGCCCTCCGCGGACCCTGCGATGGCCAAGCTCCAGGAGGAGTTCGCCAAGCTCGACTGCACGGACCCCGAGCAGCGCGCGGAGGCGGGCAAGAACGCCCTGGCCACCGAGCCGATCATCGCCTGCGGTTCGAACGTCCCCGGCAGCTACGAGAAGTACGTGCTCGGCCCCGCCGAGGTCTCCGGCAGCGACGTCGACGACGCCCAGGGCGCCATCGACCAGCAGACCGGTGAGTGGATCGTGTCGATGGAGTTCACCTCCGCCGGCGCCAAGAAGTTCCAGACGATCACCAGCCGGCTCTCGCAGCAGCAGCCGCCGATGAACCAGTTCGCCATCGTCCTCGACGGCGAGGTCGTCTCCGCGCCCTCGGTGCGCACGGCGCTCAGCAAGAACGCCCAGATCTCCGGCAGCTTCGACCAGCAGTCCGCCGAGGACCTCGGCAACATCCTCTCCTACGGTGCGCTGCCGCTCACCTTCAAGGAGATGAGCGTCACCACCGTGACCGCCGCCCTCGGCAGCGAGCAGCTCAAGGGGGGCCTGATCGCAGGCGCCATCGGGCTGGTGCTGGTCGTGATCTACATGGTCGCCTACTACCGGGGGCTGGCGTTCATCGCGCTGCTGAGCCTCCTGGTGTCCGGCATCCTGACGTACACGATCATGTCCTTGCTGGGCCCGGCCATCGGCTTCGCACTGAACCTACCGGCGGTCTGTGGTGCCATCGTCGCGATCGGTATCACAGCGGACTCGTTCATCGTGTACTTCGAACGTGTGAGAGACGAGATCCGCGAGGGCCGCACGCTCCGCCCGGCCATCGAGCGCGCCTGGCCCCGCGCCCGGCGCACCATCCTGGTCTCCGACTTCGTGTCGTTCCTGGCGGCGGCCGTGCTCTTCCTCGTCACTGTCGGCAAGGTCCAGGGCTTCGCGTTCACGCTCGGCCTGACCACGCTGCTCGACGTCGTCGTGGTGTTCTTCTTCACCAAGCCCCTCATGACGCTGATGGGCCGGACGAAGTTCTTCGCCAAGGGCGGTCCCTGGTCGGGTCTGGACCCGAAGCGGCTCGGCGCACAGCCTCCGCTGCGCCGCTCGCGCCGTGTCAGCGCTTCCACCGAACCGAAGGAGGCGTGA
- a CDS encoding adenine phosphoribosyltransferase, producing MTSTTESTRELLLSRIRDVADYPKPGVMFKDITPLLADPVAFTALTDALAELCALHGATKIVGLEARGFILAAPVAVRAGIGFVPVRKAGKLPGATLSQSYELEYGSAEIEIHAEDLAAEDRIMVIDDVLATGGTAEASLELIRRAGAQVAGVAVLMELGFLAGRARLEPGLRGAPLEALITV from the coding sequence ATGACCAGCACCACCGAGTCCACCAGGGAGCTGCTGCTCAGCCGTATCCGCGATGTCGCGGACTACCCGAAGCCGGGCGTGATGTTCAAGGACATCACCCCGCTCCTGGCGGACCCGGTGGCCTTCACGGCCCTCACCGACGCCCTCGCGGAGCTGTGCGCCCTGCACGGCGCCACGAAGATCGTCGGCCTGGAGGCGCGCGGCTTCATCCTGGCCGCGCCCGTCGCGGTCCGGGCGGGCATCGGCTTCGTCCCCGTCCGCAAGGCCGGGAAGCTTCCCGGAGCCACGCTCAGCCAGTCCTACGAGCTGGAGTACGGCAGCGCGGAGATCGAGATCCACGCCGAGGACCTCGCCGCCGAGGACCGGATCATGGTCATCGATGACGTCCTGGCCACCGGCGGCACCGCCGAAGCCTCGCTGGAGCTGATCCGGCGGGCCGGAGCCCAGGTCGCGGGCGTCGCGGTCCTCATGGAGCTCGGCTTCCTCGCGGGCCGGGCCCGGCTGGAGCCGGGACTGCGCGGCGCTCCGCTGGAGGCGCTGATCACGGTCTGA
- a CDS encoding preprotein translocase subunit YajC → MDILTLLPFIVLIGAMFLMTRSAKKKQAAAAQMRNDMQPGTGVRTIGGMYATVKEVHDDTVLLEVAPGVHAIYAKNAVGAVLDDAEYNRIVHGDDDELDADGTVVPDDASSLTGEPDADKADIAKIDLGKDEAADAAEPQDDATAKNVKDAKGEGKADGETDTK, encoded by the coding sequence GTGGATATCTTGACTCTCCTCCCCTTCATCGTGCTCATCGGGGCCATGTTCCTGATGACCCGCTCCGCCAAGAAGAAGCAGGCGGCGGCCGCGCAGATGCGCAACGACATGCAGCCCGGTACCGGCGTCCGGACGATCGGGGGCATGTACGCGACCGTCAAGGAAGTCCACGACGACACCGTGCTCCTTGAGGTCGCCCCCGGCGTGCACGCCATCTACGCGAAGAACGCGGTCGGCGCCGTCCTGGACGACGCGGAGTACAACCGCATCGTGCACGGCGACGACGACGAGCTGGACGCGGACGGAACGGTCGTTCCCGACGACGCCTCCTCCCTGACCGGTGAGCCCGACGCGGACAAGGCGGACATCGCCAAGATCGACCTGGGCAAGGACGAGGCGGCCGACGCCGCCGAGCCCCAGGACGACGCGACGGCCAAGAACGTCAAGGACGCCAAGGGCGAGGGCAAGGCCGACGGCGAGACCGACACCAAGTAG